The Candidatus Nitrosocosmicus franklandus genome contains a region encoding:
- a CDS encoding ABC transporter ATP-binding protein codes for MSKLSTTFQTNDKPILKLENIYKEYHEKKNQIHSYKHVVINKLNLHIREGEFVTIVGPSGCGKSTLLNLVAGLDPIFDGKIHVDEIPINRSPDTDRVVVFQEGALFPWLTVYENIEFGLKIARVPRNKRKEKVLKLIEMVQLLNFTNAYIHQLSGGMKQRVAIARALALDPKILLMDEPFAALDVQTRKILYNHLLRIHEETKKTILFVTHNIHEAVTLGDRVIIMSPKLANIKKQIIVNIPRPRSIDHPLVESITREVISESNDLFAIDNKIAGGDPDNEIIANGDMTSLVR; via the coding sequence TTGTCTAAATTATCAACCACGTTTCAGACTAATGATAAACCGATTCTAAAGTTAGAGAACATATACAAAGAATACCATGAGAAGAAGAATCAAATCCATTCTTATAAACACGTTGTAATTAACAAACTTAATCTCCATATTCGAGAAGGAGAGTTTGTTACTATCGTTGGTCCTTCAGGTTGTGGAAAAAGTACATTACTCAATTTGGTTGCAGGATTGGATCCGATATTTGACGGCAAGATACATGTTGATGAAATACCTATAAACAGATCACCTGATACTGACCGTGTTGTAGTATTTCAAGAAGGGGCCTTGTTCCCATGGTTGACCGTTTATGAAAACATCGAATTTGGATTAAAGATTGCAAGAGTACCAAGGAATAAAAGAAAAGAAAAGGTGCTCAAACTTATAGAAATGGTTCAGTTATTAAACTTCACCAATGCTTACATTCATCAATTATCTGGAGGTATGAAACAGAGGGTGGCAATAGCCAGAGCATTAGCACTAGACCCAAAAATATTGTTGATGGATGAACCATTCGCAGCCTTAGATGTCCAAACTAGAAAAATACTCTATAACCACCTTTTAAGGATTCACGAAGAGACCAAAAAAACGATCCTCTTTGTTACACACAATATCCATGAAGCTGTCACTCTTGGAGATAGAGTAATAATAATGTCTCCAAAATTAGCCAATATAAAAAAGCAAATTATTGTGAATATCCCCAGACCCAGAAGCATTGATCATCCTCTTGTAGAATCAATAACTAGAGAAGTAATTTCCGAATCAAATGATTTATTTGCAATTGATAATAAGATTGCCGGAGGCGACCCCGATAATGAAATTATAGCCAACGGGGATATGACTTCGCTAGTTAGATAG
- a CDS encoding ABC transporter permease translates to MQRLQSRLNKPEKRIDLKGFSNTILFIAVFIGIWQIAYLSGIWPKVSLPSPIMVVEAFYDLILDNTLLVSIGITLYRLLIGFAVSIVIGIGVGLAMVKFTGFGKTMSSFAIGLQSFPSVAWVPFAILLIGLNDIGILFVVIMSSVFSVMISAYSGIRNIPPIYLKAARNMGAKGFALFRHLMIPAATPALIVGIKQAWSFAWHALVGAEILMAASIGIGHILLVGREFQLMDQIIASMITIFALGMIFDKVIFAKLDDKVREKWGLRHEQIS, encoded by the coding sequence ATGCAAAGACTACAAAGTCGGTTAAATAAACCAGAGAAAAGAATCGATCTCAAAGGTTTTTCTAACACAATCTTATTTATTGCAGTGTTTATTGGTATATGGCAAATTGCCTATCTAAGTGGAATCTGGCCTAAGGTATCGTTACCTTCACCTATAATGGTGGTAGAAGCATTCTATGATCTTATTTTAGACAACACGTTGCTAGTAAGTATAGGAATAACGCTTTACAGACTCTTGATTGGATTTGCGGTTTCAATTGTAATAGGTATTGGTGTAGGACTTGCGATGGTAAAGTTCACTGGATTTGGTAAAACAATGAGCTCATTTGCTATAGGATTGCAGTCATTTCCCAGTGTAGCTTGGGTACCCTTTGCTATATTGCTTATCGGTTTGAATGATATTGGCATCCTGTTTGTAGTTATTATGAGTTCTGTATTTTCGGTTATGATATCAGCGTATAGCGGTATAAGAAATATACCTCCTATTTATTTAAAGGCTGCAAGAAATATGGGAGCAAAGGGTTTCGCCCTGTTTAGACATTTAATGATTCCAGCGGCAACACCTGCTCTGATAGTAGGAATCAAACAAGCATGGTCGTTTGCGTGGCACGCACTTGTAGGAGCAGAAATCCTAATGGCCGCATCCATAGGGATAGGACATATACTACTAGTAGGAAGAGAGTTTCAACTAATGGATCAGATAATAGCATCCATGATCACAATTTTCGCATTAGGAATGATATTTGATAAGGTAATCTTTGCAAAGTTAGATGACAAAGTTAGAGAAAAGTGGGGTCTAAGGCATGAACAAATAAGTTGA
- a CDS encoding phosphosulfolactate synthase, whose translation MLESLSGDRIDQNKPRHDGITYIIDKFQGLDKENFETISSYIDMVKIYSAFPLLLKEESLIKRIDFYHSLNVLVSTGSTLTEYAIRENVFEKFVESSKRLGFDLIEISENSIHLTLEEKKKIIKILNAHDIRAQWKIGKKDPRRQLSVEETVRKMSEILEISQEKIILEANLGYNVGIYDEKGDIKWNLLSAITSKVSPNSIIFEAPLEIQQAVLIAEFGQRVNLGEIRLENVLSVESQRRGFLSKASFSITPVRKGPEGSPATKFIHYIIRNKHPIDQSELMYVTNLPRRTVQASIEELKQQGLIIEKNSLDDTRKKVYNLVKNEWI comes from the coding sequence ATGTTAGAAAGTCTAAGTGGGGATCGCATAGATCAAAATAAACCACGTCATGATGGTATTACCTACATAATAGACAAATTCCAAGGTTTGGACAAGGAGAATTTTGAAACAATTTCATCATATATCGATATGGTAAAGATCTACAGTGCTTTTCCTCTTCTTTTAAAGGAAGAGAGCCTAATTAAGAGAATCGATTTTTATCATAGCTTAAATGTATTGGTATCAACAGGCAGTACCCTAACCGAATATGCCATTCGCGAAAATGTATTTGAAAAATTTGTCGAAAGTTCCAAGAGATTGGGATTTGATTTAATAGAGATAAGTGAAAACAGCATTCATTTAACGCTCGAAGAAAAGAAAAAAATAATAAAAATTCTCAATGCTCATGATATTAGAGCACAGTGGAAGATTGGAAAAAAAGATCCCAGAAGACAACTTTCTGTTGAAGAGACCGTAAGGAAAATGAGCGAAATTTTAGAAATTAGCCAAGAAAAAATAATTCTCGAAGCAAATTTAGGTTATAATGTAGGGATATACGATGAAAAAGGAGATATCAAATGGAATCTCCTTTCGGCCATAACATCAAAGGTATCGCCAAATAGTATCATTTTTGAAGCTCCGTTAGAAATACAACAAGCTGTACTAATAGCTGAATTTGGTCAAAGAGTAAACCTTGGAGAAATACGACTGGAGAATGTTTTGTCTGTTGAATCCCAGAGGAGAGGATTTCTTTCGAAAGCCAGCTTCAGCATTACACCTGTTAGAAAAGGCCCAGAGGGAAGCCCTGCCACTAAATTTATTCATTACATTATCCGCAACAAACATCCCATCGATCAAAGTGAGCTGATGTATGTGACAAATTTACCTAGAAGAACAGTGCAAGCCTCAATAGAGGAGTTGAAACAACAAGGGCTCATAATTGAAAAAAATAGCCTAGATGACACTAGAAAGAAAGTCTACAACTTGGTGAAAAATGAATGGATATAA
- a CDS encoding ABC transporter permease, with the protein MKTYSADNNDRDFDGNVDREKGVGAIEESELISSKTGKHTRKRSFKGAFKIEELSNTILFIAVFIGIWQIAYLSGIWPKVSLPSPIMVVEAFYDLILDNTLLVSIGITLYRLLIGFAVSIVIGIGVGLAMVKFTGFGKTMSSFAIGLQSFPSVAWVPFAILLIGLNDIGILFVVIMSSVFSVMISAYSGIRNIPPIYLKAARNMGAKGFALFRHLMIPAATPALIVGIKQAWSFAWHALVGAEILMAASIGIGHILLVGREFQLMDQIIASMITIFALGMIFDKVIFAKLDDKVREKWGLRHEQDIETK; encoded by the coding sequence TTGAAAACATACTCGGCGGACAACAATGACCGTGATTTTGATGGCAATGTTGATCGCGAGAAAGGAGTTGGCGCGATAGAAGAATCAGAACTAATTTCATCCAAAACAGGTAAACATACTAGAAAGCGTTCTTTCAAGGGCGCCTTCAAGATAGAAGAGCTTTCTAACACAATCTTATTTATTGCAGTGTTTATTGGTATATGGCAAATTGCCTATCTAAGTGGAATCTGGCCTAAGGTATCGTTACCTTCACCTATAATGGTGGTAGAAGCATTCTATGATCTTATTTTAGACAACACGTTGCTAGTAAGTATAGGAATAACGCTTTACAGACTCTTGATTGGATTTGCGGTTTCAATTGTAATAGGTATTGGTGTAGGACTTGCGATGGTAAAGTTCACTGGATTTGGTAAAACAATGAGCTCATTTGCTATAGGATTGCAGTCATTTCCCAGTGTAGCTTGGGTACCCTTTGCTATATTGCTTATCGGTTTGAATGATATTGGCATCCTGTTTGTAGTTATTATGAGTTCTGTATTTTCGGTTATGATATCAGCGTATAGCGGTATAAGAAATATACCTCCTATTTATTTAAAGGCTGCAAGAAATATGGGAGCAAAGGGTTTCGCCCTGTTTAGACATTTAATGATTCCAGCGGCAACACCTGCTCTGATAGTAGGAATCAAACAAGCATGGTCGTTTGCGTGGCACGCACTTGTAGGAGCAGAAATCCTAATGGCCGCATCCATAGGGATAGGACATATACTACTAGTAGGAAGAGAGTTTCAACTAATGGATCAGATAATAGCATCCATGATCACAATTTTCGCATTAGGAATGATATTTGATAAGGTAATCTTTGCAAAGTTAGATGACAAAGTTAGAGAAAAGTGGGGTCTAAGGCATGAACAAGATATCGAAACCAAATAA